One region of Agrobacterium tumefaciens genomic DNA includes:
- a CDS encoding TspO/MBR family protein, translating to MKNLSVYIIFVVVVVALGALIGINNVPGEWYQSLQKPPFNPPNWIFGPVWTTLYVMIGITGARTWIVRPAGTRMRLWFTQLVLNFLWSPIFFGMQSPTGALVIIVPMLICILAFIALTYSRDRISMWLFVPYALWVAFATLLNASIAVLN from the coding sequence ATGAAAAACCTGTCCGTGTATATCATTTTCGTGGTTGTGGTTGTTGCGCTGGGTGCGCTCATCGGCATCAACAACGTGCCGGGCGAATGGTACCAGTCGCTTCAGAAGCCGCCATTCAACCCGCCCAACTGGATATTCGGCCCTGTTTGGACAACGCTCTACGTGATGATCGGCATTACAGGCGCGCGAACATGGATCGTGAGACCGGCGGGCACGCGCATGCGTCTCTGGTTCACGCAGCTGGTGCTGAATTTCCTGTGGTCGCCCATCTTTTTCGGCATGCAAAGCCCGACAGGCGCGCTCGTCATCATCGTGCCTATGCTGATCTGCATTCTGGCTTTCATTGCGCTCACCTACAGTCGCGACCGCATCTCCATGTGGCTTTTCGTGCCCTACGCCCTTTGGGTCGCCTTTGCCACGCTGCTGAATGCCAGCATCGCCGTGCTGAACTAA
- the queG gene encoding tRNA epoxyqueuosine(34) reductase QueG, whose protein sequence is MDVASDKQRIRARKLTDFVRQEALSLGFDLCRITAPDSIPLAPGRLRQFLDKGYHGTMAWMEQTEARRAEPKTLWGDVRSIVMFGLNYGPEEDPRGLLSKSDKAAISVYARNRDYHDVIKGRLKEIATRFAARAGEDVKVFVDTAPVMEKPLAAAAGLGWQGKHTNLVSRTHGSWLFLGSMFTTAELFLDEAEKDHCGSCRACLDACPTAAFPAPYQLDARRCISYLTIEHKGVIPHEFRPMIGNRIYGCDDCLAACPWNKFAASASEMKLQAREDLKEPSIAFLLTLDDAAFRSFFSGSPVKRIGRNRFIRNVLIAAGNSRDRQFVQQCKSLAEKDPAPEVRGMAAWALSQLMDSEEFRAYSAGRAPEPDPEAEMEWQLAEA, encoded by the coding sequence ATCGACGTTGCCAGCGACAAGCAGCGGATACGCGCTCGCAAACTGACGGACTTCGTTCGTCAGGAGGCGCTTTCGCTCGGCTTCGATCTCTGTCGTATCACCGCGCCGGACAGCATTCCGCTGGCACCAGGACGGCTGAGGCAGTTTCTGGATAAGGGCTATCATGGCACCATGGCGTGGATGGAGCAGACCGAGGCCCGTCGCGCCGAGCCGAAAACGCTGTGGGGCGACGTGCGCTCCATTGTCATGTTCGGGCTGAATTACGGGCCTGAGGAAGATCCTCGCGGCCTTCTTTCGAAATCCGACAAGGCAGCCATTTCGGTCTATGCCCGCAACCGCGACTATCACGACGTCATAAAAGGGCGACTGAAAGAAATCGCCACCCGTTTTGCCGCGCGCGCCGGCGAGGACGTGAAGGTCTTCGTTGACACTGCGCCGGTGATGGAAAAACCGCTTGCCGCAGCCGCGGGGCTCGGCTGGCAGGGCAAACACACCAATCTGGTCAGCCGCACCCATGGTTCCTGGCTGTTTCTCGGCAGCATGTTCACCACCGCCGAGCTTTTTCTTGATGAGGCCGAGAAGGACCATTGCGGCTCCTGTCGCGCCTGTCTCGATGCCTGTCCGACGGCCGCCTTCCCCGCCCCCTACCAGCTGGACGCCCGCCGCTGCATCTCCTACCTCACCATTGAGCACAAAGGCGTCATCCCGCACGAGTTCCGGCCGATGATAGGCAACCGCATCTATGGCTGCGACGATTGCCTTGCCGCCTGTCCCTGGAACAAATTCGCGGCCAGCGCCTCCGAGATGAAGCTGCAGGCGCGCGAGGATTTGAAGGAACCTTCCATCGCCTTCCTGCTGACGCTGGATGACGCTGCCTTCCGCAGCTTCTTCAGCGGCTCACCGGTCAAGCGCATCGGGCGTAACCGCTTCATCCGCAACGTTCTGATAGCTGCTGGAAACTCGCGCGACCGGCAATTCGTGCAGCAATGCAAGTCTCTCGCCGAAAAAGACCCGGCACCGGAGGTGCGCGGCATGGCCGCATGGGCTTTGTCGCAGCTTATGGACAGCGAGGAGTTCCGTGCATACTCTGCCGGCCGCGCCCCGGAGCCTGATCCGGAGGCTGAAATGGAATGGCAACTGGCAGAGGCGTGA
- a CDS encoding PaaI family thioesterase has product MEITDPGDFRQRIERSFARQGVVQAIGAQISRIEHRLVEIELPFHEKLTQQHGILHAGVIAAGLDTACTYAAYTIIEPEASLLTIEFKVNLMSPGRGERFLFRGEIIKPGNNLIVADGRAYALSDGPAKLIASMTGTMMVVKGREDITG; this is encoded by the coding sequence ATGGAGATCACGGATCCCGGCGATTTTCGTCAGCGGATAGAAAGAAGCTTTGCGCGGCAGGGTGTGGTGCAGGCAATCGGTGCGCAGATAAGCCGCATCGAACACCGTCTGGTGGAAATCGAGCTGCCGTTTCATGAAAAGCTGACACAGCAACACGGCATATTGCATGCCGGTGTCATTGCCGCGGGCCTGGATACCGCCTGCACCTATGCCGCCTATACGATCATAGAGCCGGAAGCCTCGCTGCTGACAATCGAGTTCAAGGTCAACCTCATGTCGCCCGGGCGCGGCGAGCGGTTCCTGTTTCGTGGCGAAATCATCAAGCCGGGCAACAACCTGATCGTTGCCGATGGCCGCGCTTACGCCCTTTCCGACGGGCCGGCGAAGCTCATCGCCTCCATGACAGGCACGATGATGGTGGTGAAGGGCCGCGAGGATATTACCGGATGA
- a CDS encoding septal ring lytic transglycosylase RlpA family protein, protein MLNIRRITFTVATIAACSIIAPLQANAANGCGGASWYALSSKTASGERMNAANMTAAHRSLRFGTKVKVTNARNGKAVVVRINDRGPFIKGRVLDLSKAAAKNIGMISSGTAKVCYEVVSAD, encoded by the coding sequence TTGTTGAATATCCGTCGTATAACTTTCACCGTCGCAACTATAGCCGCCTGTTCCATCATTGCGCCTCTTCAGGCTAATGCGGCAAATGGTTGTGGAGGGGCATCGTGGTATGCGTTGAGCTCCAAGACTGCTTCGGGCGAGCGTATGAACGCCGCCAACATGACCGCCGCTCACCGCTCGCTGCGGTTCGGCACCAAGGTCAAGGTTACCAATGCCCGTAACGGCAAGGCCGTTGTGGTGCGCATCAATGACCGCGGTCCGTTCATCAAGGGTCGCGTTCTCGATCTTTCCAAGGCCGCTGCCAAAAACATCGGCATGATCAGTTCCGGCACCGCCAAGGTCTGCTACGAGGTCGTCAGCGCCGATTGA
- a CDS encoding SDR family oxidoreductase yields MHVMIFGAGYSGKAIANALKTEAATISGTTRSTDKFASLAATGMTPFLFDGAHLNDDLIATMTNVTHLVQSIAPGKDGDPLLALLGDDLKRLLPKLEWIAYLSTVGVYGDHDGAWVDEETPCRPVSARSVERVAAETAWAAAAEKAGVPLAILRLSGIYGPGRNSFMNFEKGTARRLVKKDQVFNRIRVEDIGAAHAFLARRNERGLFNVTDDEPAPPQDVVSFAATLMGVEPPPEQAFETADLTPMARSFYGENKRVSNARIRGLGFDFSFPEYKISLTQLWESGLWRG; encoded by the coding sequence ATGCATGTGATGATTTTCGGCGCAGGATATTCGGGCAAGGCCATCGCAAACGCGCTGAAAACCGAAGCTGCAACGATATCGGGCACCACGCGCAGCACGGACAAGTTCGCAAGCCTTGCTGCAACTGGCATGACACCCTTCCTGTTCGACGGTGCCCATCTTAATGACGATCTCATCGCCACAATGACCAATGTCACCCATCTCGTGCAGTCCATCGCGCCGGGCAAGGATGGAGATCCACTGCTTGCGCTTTTGGGCGACGACCTGAAACGGCTTCTGCCCAAGCTTGAATGGATCGCTTATCTTTCCACCGTTGGCGTCTATGGCGACCATGACGGCGCATGGGTGGATGAGGAAACCCCGTGCCGCCCGGTTTCCGCCCGGTCCGTGGAACGCGTTGCTGCCGAAACCGCGTGGGCTGCGGCTGCTGAAAAAGCGGGCGTGCCGCTTGCCATCTTGCGCCTTTCGGGAATTTACGGCCCCGGACGCAATAGTTTCATGAATTTCGAAAAGGGAACGGCGCGCAGGCTGGTGAAGAAAGACCAGGTGTTCAACCGCATCCGGGTTGAGGATATTGGTGCGGCCCACGCCTTTCTGGCGCGGAGAAATGAACGCGGCCTCTTCAATGTGACGGATGATGAACCCGCCCCGCCGCAGGATGTGGTGAGCTTCGCCGCCACGTTGATGGGCGTTGAGCCGCCTCCCGAACAGGCATTCGAGACCGCCGATCTGACGCCGATGGCACGCTCCTTCTACGGCGAGAACAAGCGCGTTTCCAACGCCAGGATACGTGGCCTCGGTTTCGATTTCAGCTTCCCGGAGTACAAAATCTCCCTGACACAATTGTGGGAAAGCGGCCTCTGGCGGGGCTAA
- a CDS encoding imelysin family protein, translated as MIRKTILSASFALLAASATFTALPARAATDAAAVVKHYADVAHAKYEDSLTTAKALDKAIDALIATPSEGTLKAAREAWIKARVPYQQSEVYRFGNPVVDAWEGKVNAWPLDEGLIDYVDGSYGTESDENELYVANIIANPKIKISGEDVDTSKITPELIESLHEAGDVEANVTTGYHAIEFLLWGQDLNGTGPGAGNRPYTDYDKKNCTNGNCDRRADYLKSASTLLIKDLQEMVDAWAPEGEATKTVEADPKAGLTAILTGMGSLSYGELAGERMKLGLLLHDPEEEHDCFSDNTYNSHLNDAIGIASAYTGEYTRVDGTKMTGASLSELVGAKDKALNDEMTAKLNKTLDAMHAMEKRAQTVEAYDQMIGEGNKEGNAVVQAAIDGLLDQTKTVERVIAALDLGKIELEGSASLDNPNAVFK; from the coding sequence ATGATCCGCAAAACCATTCTCAGCGCGTCTTTCGCGCTTCTGGCCGCATCCGCGACCTTCACCGCGCTTCCCGCCCGCGCTGCGACCGACGCCGCCGCTGTCGTCAAGCATTACGCCGACGTCGCGCATGCGAAATACGAGGATTCGCTGACCACGGCGAAGGCGCTGGACAAGGCAATCGACGCGCTGATCGCAACACCGAGCGAAGGAACGCTGAAAGCTGCACGTGAAGCGTGGATCAAGGCGCGCGTTCCCTACCAGCAATCGGAGGTCTATCGTTTCGGCAACCCTGTGGTCGACGCCTGGGAAGGCAAGGTAAACGCCTGGCCGCTGGATGAAGGCCTGATCGACTATGTCGACGGTTCCTACGGCACCGAGAGCGACGAGAACGAGCTTTACGTCGCAAACATCATCGCCAATCCGAAGATCAAGATCAGTGGCGAAGATGTCGATACCTCGAAGATCACCCCCGAACTGATCGAAAGCCTGCACGAGGCGGGCGATGTCGAAGCCAATGTGACGACCGGTTACCACGCCATCGAATTCCTGCTCTGGGGCCAGGACCTGAACGGCACCGGACCGGGTGCGGGCAACCGCCCCTATACCGACTACGACAAGAAGAATTGCACGAACGGCAATTGCGACCGCCGCGCCGATTACCTGAAGTCCGCCTCTACCCTGCTGATCAAGGATCTTCAGGAAATGGTGGACGCCTGGGCGCCGGAAGGCGAAGCCACCAAGACAGTGGAAGCCGACCCGAAAGCCGGCCTGACCGCCATTCTCACCGGCATGGGCTCTCTTTCCTATGGCGAGCTGGCAGGGGAGCGCATGAAGCTCGGCCTTCTGCTGCACGATCCGGAAGAGGAGCATGATTGCTTCTCAGACAATACCTATAATTCGCATCTTAACGACGCCATCGGCATCGCATCTGCCTATACCGGCGAATATACCCGTGTGGATGGAACGAAGATGACCGGCGCCTCGCTGTCGGAGCTGGTCGGCGCCAAGGACAAGGCGCTGAACGACGAGATGACGGCGAAGCTGAACAAGACGCTCGACGCCATGCATGCCATGGAAAAGCGTGCCCAGACGGTCGAGGCCTACGACCAGATGATCGGCGAAGGCAACAAGGAAGGCAACGCCGTGGTTCAGGCGGCCATCGACGGCCTTCTCGACCAGACGAAAACCGTCGAACGCGTGATTGCGGCACTCGATCTCGGCAAGATCGAACTTGAGGGTTCCGCCAGCCTCGATAATCCGAACGCCGTCTTCAAATAA
- a CDS encoding di-heme oxidoreductase family protein → MLSMNSSLPRIHKPLFFAGAACLVASMVLAAPLRDDLTEKDQSRVQAVTAPTMDFTMPEPFEAMSGGATTSTHKADSGAFSHPSATMPFERKQDFKLGNALFQKLWVSSPSSTQASDGLGPLYNARSCQACHVKDGRGRPPLAGEDAVSLFLRLARPARNEAERAAIARHEVLNFPDETYGRQLQNVAIPGLAAEGKPVVTYIEKPVRLADGEVVMLRKPDYAVAGLHYGPLGVDTTLSARIAMPTLGLGLIEAIADADILAGADPDNKNGDGISGRPAFVRDHRTGEVKLGRFGWKAQNASVRDQSASAFSHDIGISTPDAQNAYGDCTDVQKDCLAMPTGVQPRLGPVEAPDPILDLVTFYTENLAVPQRRDVGDPTVLRGKQLFYASGCTSCHTPKFVTRRDAADPMQSFQLIWPYSDFLLHDMGEELADGQQVGEASGQEWRTQPLWGIGLTRSVNGNGFYLHDGRARSLTEAILWHGGEAQKARDAFAALQKSDRQALLAFLESL, encoded by the coding sequence ATGCTTTCCATGAACTCATCGCTGCCGCGGATCCACAAGCCGTTATTCTTCGCCGGGGCAGCCTGCCTTGTGGCATCGATGGTGCTTGCCGCGCCGCTTCGTGACGATCTGACGGAAAAAGACCAAAGCCGCGTTCAGGCTGTCACCGCGCCGACAATGGATTTTACCATGCCGGAGCCCTTCGAGGCCATGTCCGGCGGGGCAACGACCAGCACCCATAAAGCCGATAGCGGCGCGTTTTCGCATCCATCCGCAACAATGCCGTTTGAGCGAAAACAGGATTTCAAGCTCGGCAATGCGCTGTTCCAGAAGCTCTGGGTGTCTTCCCCCTCCTCCACGCAAGCCTCAGACGGGTTGGGGCCGCTCTATAACGCCCGATCCTGCCAGGCCTGCCATGTGAAGGACGGCAGAGGCCGACCGCCACTTGCCGGCGAAGATGCCGTCTCCCTGTTTCTGCGGCTGGCCCGGCCTGCCCGCAACGAGGCGGAACGGGCAGCGATTGCGCGCCACGAGGTGTTGAATTTTCCCGACGAGACCTATGGCCGGCAGCTTCAGAACGTTGCCATTCCCGGCCTCGCTGCAGAGGGCAAACCTGTCGTCACCTATATCGAGAAACCCGTGCGGCTGGCCGACGGCGAGGTGGTGATGCTGCGCAAGCCAGACTATGCCGTGGCAGGCCTGCACTATGGCCCCCTGGGCGTCGATACGACTTTGTCGGCGCGGATTGCCATGCCAACCCTTGGGCTTGGGCTGATCGAGGCCATTGCCGATGCCGATATTCTGGCCGGCGCCGATCCGGATAACAAAAATGGCGACGGCATTTCCGGGCGCCCTGCTTTTGTACGGGATCACCGGACCGGCGAAGTGAAGCTCGGCCGATTTGGCTGGAAAGCCCAGAACGCCAGCGTCCGCGACCAGAGCGCCAGCGCCTTCTCCCACGATATCGGCATTTCCACGCCGGATGCACAAAACGCCTATGGTGATTGCACCGACGTTCAAAAAGACTGTCTTGCCATGCCGACCGGCGTGCAGCCACGGCTTGGGCCAGTGGAGGCGCCGGACCCCATTCTCGATCTCGTGACCTTTTACACCGAAAACCTTGCAGTGCCGCAGCGCCGCGATGTGGGTGATCCCACCGTGTTGCGGGGAAAGCAGCTTTTTTACGCATCTGGCTGCACATCCTGCCATACACCGAAATTCGTCACCCGCCGTGACGCTGCCGACCCCATGCAGTCTTTCCAGCTGATCTGGCCCTATTCGGATTTTCTGCTGCACGACATGGGAGAGGAGCTTGCCGATGGCCAGCAGGTGGGCGAAGCAAGCGGGCAGGAATGGCGAACCCAGCCGCTCTGGGGTATCGGTCTGACGCGAAGCGTGAATGGCAACGGTTTTTACCTGCATGACGGGCGGGCGCGCAGCCTGACAGAAGCGATATTATGGCACGGCGGCGAAGCGCAAAAAGCGCGCGATGCCTTTGCCGCCTTGCAAAAATCCGACCGGCAGGCTTTGCTGGCTTTTCTGGAGTCCCTTTGA
- a CDS encoding 5'-methylthioadenosine/S-adenosylhomocysteine nucleosidase (Enables the cleavage of the glycosidic bond in both 5'-methylthioadenosine and S-adenosylhomocysteine), translating to MSYRLLHVADKSILFVMAASAEYGPHLQARIAPLMTGVGPVEAAISVTAILAGLNAADHLPDLVVSLGSAGSRTLDQTGIYQAISVAYRDMDASAFGFEKGRTPFLDLPAEVALPLRIPDIAEARLSTGANVVSGATYGSIDADMVEMETYAVLRACQRFGVPLIGLRGISDGREDVNHVDDWTEYLHIIDEKLADAVDRLCRAIEDGAITL from the coding sequence ATGAGCTACCGGCTTTTGCATGTTGCAGACAAATCCATACTTTTCGTGATGGCGGCTTCCGCCGAATACGGCCCCCACCTGCAGGCGCGCATCGCGCCCTTGATGACCGGCGTCGGCCCGGTCGAGGCAGCGATTTCGGTCACGGCAATTCTTGCCGGTCTCAATGCGGCGGACCATCTGCCTGATCTTGTCGTTTCGCTCGGCTCCGCCGGCTCGCGGACGCTCGACCAGACTGGCATCTATCAGGCGATTTCTGTTGCCTATCGCGACATGGATGCCTCAGCCTTCGGTTTTGAAAAGGGTCGCACGCCGTTTCTCGATCTGCCGGCCGAGGTGGCCTTGCCCCTGCGCATACCCGATATTGCCGAGGCGCGACTTTCCACGGGCGCCAACGTCGTCTCTGGTGCCACCTATGGGTCGATCGATGCCGATATGGTGGAAATGGAAACCTATGCCGTGCTCCGGGCCTGCCAGCGCTTCGGCGTGCCGCTCATCGGCCTGCGCGGTATTTCCGATGGCAGGGAAGATGTGAACCATGTGGACGACTGGACGGAATACTTGCATATCATCGATGAAAAGCTCGCAGACGCCGTCGACAGGCTTTGCCGCGCTATCGAAGATGGTGCGATCACCCTTTGA
- a CDS encoding DUF1513 domain-containing protein codes for MISCKKPTLIDRRSFIKAAGIPFLATLAPGSLHELERADAVFASAFRAHDGSYGIATVSERGEIIDRVALPARAHGMATSHATGMTVAFARRPGTFFMAFDPARRREPVVMHTPENRHFYGHGQFSPDGAILYASENDFDGNRGVIGLYDARNGFARIGEYDAHGIGTHDMTVSDDGRLIVIANGGIETHPDFGRTKLNVDSMQPSLVLLDAASGQLIQKHTMPDQLRQLSTRHVDLGDDGRVWFACQYEGPRNDLPPLVGHFSKGEDLAFVDLPEQTTVRLANYVGAIAVNRRDGLVGLTSPNGNAAVTLDAKTGRVVSETTVREAAGVAPATKGIAVSSYDGFFEAIRSDVAWDQHIVRISG; via the coding sequence GTGATATCATGCAAAAAGCCGACGCTGATAGACAGGCGTAGCTTCATCAAGGCGGCGGGCATTCCGTTCCTAGCGACGCTCGCTCCCGGCTCGCTGCATGAGCTTGAACGCGCCGACGCTGTCTTCGCTTCCGCTTTTCGCGCTCATGACGGTTCCTACGGCATTGCGACTGTGAGCGAACGCGGCGAGATCATCGACCGTGTTGCGCTCCCGGCCCGCGCCCATGGAATGGCAACGAGCCATGCGACCGGCATGACAGTGGCCTTTGCGCGCCGGCCCGGCACCTTCTTCATGGCCTTTGACCCCGCGCGACGCCGCGAGCCTGTCGTGATGCACACGCCGGAAAACCGCCACTTCTACGGCCACGGACAATTTTCTCCCGACGGTGCGATCCTCTACGCCAGCGAAAACGACTTCGATGGCAATCGCGGTGTTATCGGGCTTTACGATGCGCGCAACGGATTTGCCCGCATCGGTGAATACGACGCCCACGGCATTGGCACCCATGACATGACCGTGAGCGACGATGGCAGGCTGATCGTGATCGCCAATGGCGGCATCGAGACCCACCCGGATTTCGGCCGAACCAAACTCAATGTCGACAGCATGCAGCCGTCGCTCGTGCTTCTGGACGCCGCCAGCGGCCAGTTGATCCAGAAACATACGATGCCAGACCAGTTGCGACAGCTTTCCACCCGCCATGTCGATCTCGGCGATGACGGGCGTGTCTGGTTCGCCTGCCAATATGAAGGACCGCGCAACGATCTTCCGCCGCTTGTTGGCCATTTCTCGAAGGGCGAGGACCTTGCCTTCGTCGATCTACCAGAGCAAACGACGGTGCGCCTTGCCAATTATGTCGGTGCCATCGCCGTCAACCGGCGCGATGGCCTGGTGGGCCTGACCTCACCCAATGGCAACGCGGCCGTGACGCTGGATGCGAAAACCGGGCGTGTTGTATCCGAGACGACCGTTCGTGAGGCTGCGGGCGTTGCCCCCGCCACAAAGGGCATTGCGGTTTCTTCCTACGACGGATTTTTCGAGGCTATTCGCAGCGACGTGGCGTGGGACCAGCATATCGTGCGTATTTCGGGCTAA
- a CDS encoding imelysin family protein, with product MKNAMRKIPGLISVLLLLGMRPAMAQDVELMPPPPLDPVQVPGVMEKAVNGFIRPGYDHFRQSAEKLEGSMKAFCAAPSKTTDEAAKAAFADTVSNWSTIEIVRVGPVIEHNRFERVLYYPDKKGLGLKQVQRYLAEKDESVTSAESLKGKSVAAQGLGALEFVLYGTDAGDLFDKKGDFRCRYGAAIAGNVANVAAELSDSWNAPDGAKKNWTQPGADNPVFRDEREALVALLGILVHGAEAIRDQRIETFYKGPDKAKFPRTAIYWRSGLTWKSIAANIKAVQTLLHTADMVELVPSDQRSIVNSIDFIAKSMIRIAGTIDTNVEKALDDDQQRAKVDYLLLNGKDLIYRLNDQYGGAIGLSSGFSFADGD from the coding sequence ATGAAAAATGCCATGCGAAAAATACCCGGTCTCATCTCCGTGCTGCTGCTTTTGGGTATGCGGCCCGCAATGGCGCAGGATGTGGAGCTGATGCCGCCGCCACCACTCGACCCCGTACAGGTGCCGGGCGTGATGGAAAAAGCGGTGAACGGTTTCATCCGTCCCGGCTATGACCACTTCCGGCAATCGGCAGAGAAGCTGGAAGGCAGCATGAAGGCGTTCTGCGCCGCCCCTTCCAAAACGACGGATGAGGCGGCCAAAGCGGCCTTTGCCGATACGGTCTCCAACTGGTCAACCATCGAGATCGTTCGGGTCGGTCCGGTGATCGAGCACAACCGCTTCGAACGTGTGCTCTATTACCCAGACAAGAAGGGTCTTGGCCTGAAACAGGTACAGCGTTACCTTGCGGAAAAGGACGAAAGCGTCACCAGCGCCGAGAGCCTGAAGGGCAAGAGTGTCGCAGCGCAGGGCCTAGGCGCGCTGGAATTCGTGCTCTACGGCACCGATGCGGGTGATCTGTTCGACAAGAAGGGCGATTTCCGTTGCCGCTATGGCGCGGCGATTGCCGGCAACGTTGCCAATGTGGCGGCGGAGCTTTCCGACAGCTGGAACGCACCTGATGGAGCGAAGAAAAACTGGACGCAGCCCGGCGCGGATAATCCCGTTTTTCGCGATGAGCGTGAGGCGCTGGTTGCGCTGCTTGGCATTCTCGTGCACGGCGCCGAAGCAATCCGCGACCAGCGCATAGAGACGTTCTACAAAGGGCCGGACAAGGCGAAGTTTCCCCGCACGGCGATCTACTGGCGGTCCGGCCTGACGTGGAAAAGCATTGCCGCAAACATCAAGGCCGTTCAAACCCTCCTGCACACGGCCGATATGGTCGAACTCGTGCCATCCGACCAGCGCTCCATCGTCAACTCCATCGATTTCATCGCCAAATCGATGATCCGCATTGCCGGAACGATTGATACCAACGTGGAAAAGGCCCTTGATGACGACCAGCAACGCGCCAAGGTGGATTACCTGCTGCTGAACGGCAAAGACCTCATCTACCGCCTCAACGACCAGTATGGCGGCGCAATCGGTCTCAGCTCCGGCTTTTCCTTCGCCGACGGAGATTGA
- a CDS encoding RsmB/NOP family class I SAM-dependent RNA methyltransferase: MRLGGRLAGAIEVLADIEGRRRPVADALKDWGLAHRFAGSGDRAAIGNIVYDALRMKLSHAWLMDDDSAASLGYAVLLRQWGKSFSELAAEFDGDKFAPAAPDEEKQKAFLSRSLADAPAHIQGDIPEWVQASFETAFGEGWLAEAQALNQRPTLDLRANTLKATRDKVLKALEESGAEATHIARQGVRIPAGEGPSRLPNVTAELSFQKGWFEVQDEGSQIVADLAGAHEGEQILDYCAGGGGKTLAMAASMNNKGQVHAFDADRKRLAPIIERLKRAGTRNVQVHDRAAGLVPFHEKFDRVLVDAPCTGTGTWRRRPDTKWRLTTRNLEERVQQQGEALSQAKGFVRPGGELLYVTCSVLPEENEQQVKRFCEENPQFYIGSALDRWQTTFGGNANKPHSSDGKTVTLTPATTDTDGFFFCVMKRKA, translated from the coding sequence ATGCGTTTGGGCGGGCGTTTGGCCGGAGCAATCGAAGTATTGGCGGATATTGAGGGACGCAGGCGTCCCGTTGCCGATGCTCTGAAGGACTGGGGACTTGCCCATCGTTTCGCGGGTTCGGGTGACAGGGCCGCGATCGGCAACATCGTCTATGACGCGCTGCGCATGAAACTGTCACACGCCTGGCTGATGGATGACGACAGCGCCGCCTCGCTTGGTTATGCAGTTCTGCTGCGCCAATGGGGCAAGAGCTTTTCGGAACTTGCGGCGGAATTCGACGGCGACAAATTTGCCCCTGCCGCGCCTGATGAAGAAAAGCAGAAAGCCTTTCTCTCCCGTTCTCTCGCCGATGCACCAGCCCATATTCAGGGCGACATTCCCGAATGGGTTCAAGCATCCTTCGAGACGGCGTTCGGAGAGGGCTGGCTTGCCGAGGCGCAGGCGCTGAACCAGCGCCCGACACTTGATCTGCGGGCCAACACGCTGAAGGCCACTCGCGACAAGGTGCTGAAGGCGCTGGAAGAGAGCGGTGCGGAAGCAACGCATATCGCCCGTCAGGGTGTCCGCATCCCCGCCGGCGAAGGCCCTTCCCGCCTGCCGAATGTGACCGCAGAACTGTCCTTCCAGAAAGGCTGGTTCGAAGTGCAGGACGAGGGATCGCAGATCGTTGCCGATCTTGCCGGCGCGCATGAAGGCGAACAGATACTCGATTATTGCGCCGGTGGCGGCGGCAAGACGCTGGCCATGGCCGCCAGCATGAACAACAAGGGTCAGGTTCACGCCTTCGACGCCGATCGCAAGCGGCTCGCGCCGATCATCGAGCGGCTGAAACGAGCCGGCACGCGCAATGTGCAGGTTCATGACCGCGCAGCCGGACTTGTCCCGTTTCATGAAAAATTCGATCGCGTTCTGGTGGACGCCCCCTGCACTGGCACCGGAACATGGCGCCGGCGGCCTGACACCAAATGGCGGCTGACGACACGCAATCTGGAAGAACGGGTACAGCAGCAGGGCGAGGCCCTTTCGCAGGCCAAGGGTTTTGTGCGCCCCGGCGGCGAGCTGCTTTATGTCACCTGCTCGGTTCTGCCCGAGGAAAACGAGCAGCAGGTCAAGCGCTTCTGCGAAGAAAATCCGCAATTCTATATCGGTTCGGCACTGGATCGCTGGCAGACGACTTTTGGCGGCAATGCAAACAAACCGCATTCCTCTGACGGCAAGACAGTGACGCTGACGCCTGCAACTACAGATACGGATGGTTTCTTCTTCTGCGTAATGAAACGCAAAGCGTGA